The sequence GAGTGGCGCGCCAAGAAGCGATGCAGCCGCACAGAAGGCGGGAACGCCGGGAATGACGGAAACTGGGATCGGGGATCGGGGATGGGGGAGAAGGAAGGCTGGGTTTGCTGACCCCTGAAGTAGTTCAAATACCAGCCCTGCCATTCCGTATATTCCGGCATCACCGCTTGACACCACTGCCACTTTCTTGCCTTGTAAAGCCAATTCAATTGCCTTTTGACATCTGTCAACCTCTTTGGTCATGCCTGTAGAAAAAATCTCTTTGCCGCTGATGAGATTCTTAATTAAATCAATATATGTCTTGTAGCCAACAACCACATCGCAGCTCTCCAGCGCCTCTTTTGCTTTAAAGGTAAGATGTTCTAAACTGCCAGGCCCGATGCCTACAATGAAAATGGAGCCTGCGCTATGGCTATTGTTACCCTTCCTATCTTGTTTTTTTTCACCCATATCCTTTTTGTCCCTGCTGACTTAAGCGCTGCCGGCTCACACACGCCTCCAACACCGACCTTCCCCATTACGAAAGGGGAAAAGCCGGAAGGAAGCGGCATTTCTGCCAGTTCATCCTTTGAATAAAAATCTATTTTTAAATTATGCCTTTTGGCAAACCTCAACAGCCCTTTTTCATCTTTCTTTACATCAATGGACGCAAGATTTCTTACGCACAAGGGAGACACATCCTGTTTTTTCAGCACACCAAAATATGCGCCCTCTACTTCCTTCAGGTTTACGCCTCTGTCACAGCCGATGCCGACAACAAGGTCTTTTGGCCGCAAAATAAGGCTGATAGCTGATAGCTGATGGCTGATGGAAAAATGGTTTGAGACAATTACGAATACCTCCGGCTTCACACGCTTTGCTTGTGCAGCAGATTTATAAAACTTAAACCCTTTTGAACCCACGAACCCTTTTATTGCCTTCAGTCTTTTTGCATTTTCATCAACAAATGCTATTCTTCTGCCATTCACGATAGCCGAATTTGTAACCTTAATCTTTTTTATATCTTCAATTGCAAGATGAAATTTCTCTGCAATATCCTCTAAGCATGGCAAATTATTCACATCAGTTGCAGTTGTGATAACAGGTTTAGCTCCAATTATTTTTGCAATACCTTCGGCAAGTTTATTTGCTCCGCCCAAATGCCCGGAGAGAAGGCT is a genomic window of Deltaproteobacteria bacterium containing:
- the cobJ gene encoding precorrin-3B C(17)-methyltransferase, translating into MGEKKQDRKGNNSHSAGSIFIVGIGPGSLEHLTFKAKEALESCDVVVGYKTYIDLIKNLISGKEIFSTGMTKEVDRCQKAIELALQGKKVAVVSSGDAGIYGMAGLVFELLQGSANPAFLLPHPRSPIPVSVIPGVPAFCAAASLLGAPLMHDFASISLSDLLTPWETIKKRLKLASEGDFVIILYNPKSKTRVSQIEETIEMISMHRDGNTPVGIVKNALREGEEIKITTLKEMPSHYDFIDMSTILIVGNSATFISNNRMITPRGYDV
- a CDS encoding cobalt-precorrin 5A hydrolase yields the protein MNLAIFSLTKNGIKLAKNLSQKIEDADIFINSKNFKKHVRYAFQKYDGLIFIMAAGIVVRTIAPLLKSKAEDPAVVVMDEKGKYVISLLSGHLGGANKLAEGIAKIIGAKPVITTATDVNNLPCLEDIAEKFHLAIEDIKKIKVTNSAIVNGRRIAFVDENAKRLKAIKGFVGSKGFKFYKSAAQAKRVKPEVFVIVSNHFSISHQLSAISLILRPKDLVVGIGCDRGVNLKEVEGAYFGVLKKQDVSPLCVRNLASIDVKKDEKGLLRFAKRHNLKIDFYSKDELAEMPLPSGFSPFVMGKVGVGGVCEPAALKSAGTKRIWVKKNKIGRVTIAIAQAPFSL